The Paenibacillus sp. RUD330 genome has a segment encoding these proteins:
- the ruvA gene encoding Holliday junction branch migration protein RuvA, with protein MIDFVKGRVAYVDTDYIVVDVRDVGYQIYTPNPYAYARGEEPVTVYCHHHVREDAAQLFGFQTREEQALFRKLLEVSGIGPRVAVGILAGGRPEAVISAIHREDLSFLTRLPGIGKKTAQRMILDLKDKLQITSASIELAWEAEAAGGAAVAAAGENVWGEAREALGALGYTASELDRAWAGMGGSQQPGETVDALMKRALQQLFKG; from the coding sequence ATGATCGATTTTGTAAAAGGCCGTGTGGCCTATGTGGATACGGATTATATCGTCGTCGACGTCCGGGATGTCGGCTACCAGATTTATACGCCCAACCCTTACGCGTACGCCCGCGGGGAGGAGCCTGTCACCGTCTACTGCCACCACCATGTGCGCGAGGACGCGGCTCAGCTGTTCGGCTTCCAGACGAGGGAGGAGCAGGCGCTGTTCCGCAAGCTGCTCGAGGTGTCCGGCATCGGGCCTAGGGTCGCGGTCGGCATTCTGGCCGGCGGCCGCCCGGAGGCGGTCATCTCCGCCATCCATCGCGAGGACTTGAGCTTCCTCACCAGGCTGCCCGGCATCGGCAAGAAGACGGCCCAGCGGATGATCCTTGATCTCAAGGACAAGCTGCAGATCACCTCGGCTTCCATCGAGCTCGCATGGGAAGCGGAGGCCGCGGGCGGTGCGGCGGTAGCCGCCGCAGGCGAGAACGTCTGGGGCGAAGCGAGGGAAGCGCTTGGAGCCCTCGGTTATACGGCTTCGGAGCTGGACCGCGCCTGGGCGGGCATGGGCGGCTCGCAGCAGCCCGGAGAGACCGTGGACGCGCTCATGAAGCGGGCGCTGCAGCAGCTGTTCAAGGGATAG
- the ruvC gene encoding crossover junction endodeoxyribonuclease RuvC, with translation MRILGIDPGIAIAGFGFIDKDGMKLTPVQYGSIETEAGTPHEVRLKQVYESASALMDKYKPDSVAVEKLFFNRNVTTAFTVGEARGVIILAAAQRGLPISEYTPMQVKQAVVGYGKAEKRQVQEMVRMFLKLAKVPKPDDVADALAVAVCHAHASGMMSKINEVRRR, from the coding sequence ATGCGGATTTTAGGGATCGACCCCGGCATCGCCATCGCGGGATTCGGGTTCATCGACAAGGACGGCATGAAGCTTACGCCGGTCCAATACGGCTCCATCGAGACGGAAGCCGGCACGCCCCATGAGGTGCGGCTCAAGCAGGTCTACGAATCCGCTTCGGCTCTGATGGACAAATACAAGCCGGACTCCGTTGCCGTCGAGAAGCTGTTCTTCAACCGCAACGTGACGACGGCCTTCACGGTCGGCGAAGCCAGGGGCGTCATCATACTGGCCGCCGCCCAGCGGGGGCTTCCCATTTCGGAATATACGCCGATGCAGGTCAAGCAGGCCGTCGTCGGCTACGGCAAGGCCGAGAAGCGCCAGGTGCAGGAGATGGTGCGGATGTTCCTCAAGCTGGCCAAGGTGCCCAAGCCCGACGACGTCGCCGATGCGCTGGCGGTTGCCGTCTGCCATGCCCATGCTTCCGGCATGATGTCCAAGATAAACGAGGTGCGCCGCAGATGA
- a CDS encoding BofC C-terminal domain-containing protein — MTMLSISIWNHLKRKYLRRRRGRSPLSLACALLLPAALLLGSSGAEAADGSVPDMAQEGISSFLEGGASAAVTMKRVYLCGEEIRPLGVMDPPSVLKLLGSHPGWEAGIDDKGGVVVTERVDDLSEACKQSATFGVDDGGSLTLFEGPPSDEKVMKTFFQLDLQYMESTLPKQERDKLLSGIRVQDRDEFNSVLSTYNDFALERSRGAMKRAY; from the coding sequence ATGACCATGTTGTCAATCAGCATCTGGAACCATCTGAAACGGAAATACTTGAGGCGCAGGCGCGGCCGCTCGCCGCTCAGCCTGGCCTGCGCGCTTCTGCTTCCCGCAGCGCTTCTGCTGGGCTCTTCCGGAGCCGAGGCGGCCGATGGGAGCGTGCCGGACATGGCGCAAGAGGGAATCTCTTCCTTTCTGGAGGGCGGGGCATCTGCCGCGGTCACGATGAAGAGGGTCTATCTATGCGGCGAGGAGATCCGTCCGCTCGGCGTCATGGATCCGCCCTCCGTGCTGAAGCTGCTCGGCAGCCACCCCGGCTGGGAAGCCGGAATCGATGATAAAGGCGGCGTCGTCGTGACCGAGCGAGTCGACGATCTGTCCGAAGCCTGCAAGCAAAGCGCGACTTTCGGGGTGGACGACGGGGGAAGCCTGACGTTGTTCGAAGGTCCTCCGAGCGACGAGAAGGTCATGAAGACGTTTTTCCAGCTCGATCTGCAGTACATGGAAAGCACGCTGCCCAAGCAGGAAAGGGACAAGCTGCTGAGCGGCATCCGCGTCCAGGACAGGGACGAGTTCAACAGCGTCTTGTCGACGTACAACGACTTTGCCCTGGAGAGATCCAGAGGAGCGATGAAGCGCGCCTACTGA
- a CDS encoding LysM peptidoglycan-binding domain-containing protein, whose protein sequence is MKIHIVKEGESFYLIGQKYGVTVEELKKLNPSVTDDKNLQIGAKIKVPSEGEKPWSGGLIHKYTVKAGDTLWKLSKAWGVPLNELIKANSQLTNPDALHVGDTVNIPKQKESTGLSPEHKAEHHGHAGGKAFTGPIVDGKKNTAPIEEKPPAAVKPPTAVKPPEPVPVLPPAPPVPPALPAEEKTYAKPYESHYTEKAIHPFAQEKVPAVEAVAPLYELPKMPEYAPAPSYGSGYSKPEAGSYGKGSGYGNAYPQGGHGAHSAGYGQELPGLGGQMDGYGAHNAWPAAFSPAAGASVEQPYAAASPWMAGYPAGYGIAGHQQGYGHPGGIVQGAAQTPGDGYGSQAGSAGYDGYGTALAGMQDCYPPGYGAYGHGGYGHPGYGAEAQGYGGYGHPGYGAEAQGYGGYGHPGYGAEAQGYGNGYGHPGYGAEVQGYGGGYGHPGYGAQNNGAHVYGGGGYPQGIMPAAGAAVPGPYNYDGGGKWNAAGASAGASPAQWPGYPGWGAEAQGYPASPGGWPQTAAVQGYGVNPGYGGAALQEAAPVAVQPSCCGDRDEEEAQAAEKAGAGKPETKSKAEAKPAKTGTAAARKQPKKAVIRSASRPAPRASKGSKPWINR, encoded by the coding sequence GTGAAAATCCATATTGTCAAAGAGGGAGAATCCTTTTACCTCATCGGCCAGAAATACGGGGTGACGGTGGAGGAGCTGAAGAAGCTCAACCCATCCGTGACCGATGACAAGAATTTGCAGATCGGCGCCAAAATCAAGGTTCCTTCGGAAGGGGAAAAGCCGTGGAGCGGCGGCTTGATCCACAAGTACACGGTGAAAGCGGGGGATACGCTCTGGAAGCTGTCGAAGGCTTGGGGAGTGCCCCTGAACGAGCTCATCAAGGCCAACTCGCAGCTGACGAATCCGGATGCGCTCCATGTCGGGGATACGGTCAATATTCCAAAGCAGAAGGAATCGACGGGACTATCCCCCGAGCATAAGGCCGAGCATCACGGCCATGCGGGAGGAAAAGCGTTCACGGGACCGATCGTCGACGGCAAAAAGAACACGGCGCCCATCGAGGAGAAGCCTCCCGCCGCGGTGAAGCCCCCGACGGCTGTGAAGCCGCCCGAGCCGGTTCCTGTCCTACCGCCCGCCCCTCCTGTGCCGCCTGCGCTTCCGGCCGAGGAGAAGACATACGCGAAGCCTTATGAATCCCATTATACGGAGAAGGCGATCCATCCTTTCGCGCAGGAAAAGGTTCCGGCCGTCGAGGCGGTCGCTCCGCTGTATGAGCTTCCCAAAATGCCCGAATATGCTCCGGCTCCATCCTACGGAAGCGGGTATTCGAAGCCTGAAGCCGGGTCTTACGGCAAGGGCTCCGGGTACGGGAATGCCTACCCGCAGGGCGGACATGGCGCGCATTCCGCGGGATACGGGCAAGAGCTCCCCGGACTGGGCGGCCAAATGGATGGCTACGGAGCGCATAACGCCTGGCCGGCGGCATTCTCTCCGGCCGCCGGAGCTTCCGTCGAGCAGCCTTATGCCGCCGCCTCTCCTTGGATGGCCGGCTACCCGGCCGGCTATGGCATCGCGGGGCATCAGCAAGGGTACGGCCACCCGGGAGGCATCGTGCAGGGAGCCGCGCAGACGCCGGGAGACGGTTATGGCTCCCAGGCGGGAAGCGCAGGGTATGACGGTTATGGAACTGCGTTAGCCGGCATGCAGGATTGCTACCCTCCCGGATACGGCGCATACGGACATGGCGGATACGGCCATCCGGGTTATGGCGCAGAAGCGCAAGGATACGGCGGATACGGCCATCCGGGCTATGGAGCGGAAGCGCAAGGGTATGGCGGATACGGCCATCCGGGTTATGGAGCGGAAGCGCAAGGGTATGGCAACGGATACGGCCATCCGGGTTATGGAGCGGAAGTTCAAGGATATGGCGGCGGATACGGCCATCCAGGATATGGCGCTCAGAACAACGGAGCGCATGTCTATGGCGGGGGAGGTTATCCTCAGGGAATCATGCCGGCGGCAGGAGCGGCCGTTCCCGGTCCGTACAATTACGACGGCGGCGGCAAGTGGAATGCCGCGGGAGCAAGCGCCGGCGCAAGTCCTGCCCAGTGGCCTGGATACCCGGGCTGGGGCGCGGAGGCTCAAGGGTATCCAGCCTCTCCGGGAGGCTGGCCGCAGACGGCCGCCGTGCAGGGCTACGGCGTGAATCCGGGGTATGGAGGGGCGGCGCTGCAGGAAGCTGCTCCGGTAGCGGTCCAGCCTTCCTGCTGCGGAGACAGGGACGAGGAGGAGGCGCAGGCGGCTGAGAAGGCAGGCGCAGGCAAGCCGGAGACCAAGTCGAAGGCTGAAGCGAAGCCGGCCAAAACGGGCACGGCGGCCGCGCGCAAGCAGCCCAAAAAAGCGGTTATCCGCAGCGCTTCCCGGCCGGCTCCCCGAGCTTCCAAGGGCAGCAAGCCCTGGATCAACCGCTGA
- the pheA gene encoding prephenate dehydratase has protein sequence MIKVALLPVVSTSDEAARSLCGEDAERVYYPMISDVFLATAEGRTDYSVIPIENTIEGSVNLHMDWLLHEVDLPIQAEWIYPSRQQLIGRKDELLGAGGEPEYGRIVKVFSHPVALAQCQSFLRGHLQHAQWEPVSSTAEAVRIVSENPGQGWAAIGLTLAAAHYGLDVLRERVTDHDNNYTRFLLAGPKPFELRQSPVRKTSILVTLPEDYPGALHQVLSAFAWRRINLGRIESRPTKKRLGTYHFVIDIEMALDTVLLPAALQEIEAIGCQVRVLGTYPSFGSTAD, from the coding sequence ATGATCAAAGTCGCATTGCTTCCGGTCGTCTCCACCTCCGACGAGGCTGCCCGCAGCCTGTGCGGAGAGGACGCCGAGAGAGTCTATTACCCGATGATATCCGATGTCTTCCTTGCCACGGCGGAAGGAAGGACCGATTACAGCGTCATTCCGATCGAGAATACGATCGAGGGCTCCGTCAACCTCCATATGGACTGGCTGCTGCACGAAGTGGATCTGCCGATCCAGGCGGAATGGATCTATCCGTCCCGCCAGCAGCTGATCGGCCGCAAGGACGAGCTGCTTGGAGCGGGAGGAGAGCCGGAGTACGGCCGCATCGTCAAGGTGTTCAGCCATCCCGTCGCGCTGGCCCAGTGCCAGAGCTTCCTGCGCGGCCATCTCCAGCATGCCCAGTGGGAGCCGGTCAGCAGCACCGCGGAGGCGGTGCGGATCGTATCGGAGAATCCAGGCCAGGGCTGGGCTGCGATCGGACTCACGCTTGCGGCGGCCCACTACGGCCTGGACGTGCTGCGCGAGCGGGTGACGGATCACGACAACAACTACACCCGCTTCCTGCTGGCCGGTCCGAAGCCGTTCGAGCTGCGCCAGTCCCCGGTCCGCAAGACGTCCATTCTCGTCACCTTGCCGGAAGATTACCCGGGAGCGCTCCATCAGGTGCTGTCGGCCTTCGCTTGGCGAAGGATCAACCTCGGGAGGATCGAATCCCGTCCGACCAAAAAACGTCTGGGCACCTACCATTTCGTCATCGACATCGAGATGGCTCTGGACACGGTCCTCCTGCCGGCGGCGCTGCAGGAGATCGAAGCGATCGGCTGCCAGGTGAGGGTGCTCGGCACCTATCCGAGCTTCGGCAGCACGGCGGATTGA
- the thrB gene encoding homoserine kinase, whose protein sequence is MGMRSVLVRVPASTANLGPGFDCLGMALSLYTWIGMKPAEKATVIRLHGEGLEGIPLDKSNLIYEVAQLVFQETGTDLPELEIDMYSDIPLTRGLGSSASAIVGALTAASELAGGGLDRDALLQIAARLEGHPDNVGASLFGGIIAAAWDGTRADCLRIEPPAGLAALVAVPRFQLSTEKARHALPERLAMSDAVHNIGRSSLLVAALAGGRLDMIRHAMKDKLHQPYRAALIPGMAEVLEGAADHGALGAALSGAGPTLLALIENGSPRTRELEAFLLSTLSAAGVEADLMLLQPDSAGAAVLEGGDPALPFVERIKGEVHS, encoded by the coding sequence ATGGGCATGCGAAGCGTGCTGGTGCGAGTCCCGGCCAGCACGGCGAATCTGGGACCCGGCTTCGACTGCCTGGGCATGGCGCTGTCGCTCTATACATGGATCGGGATGAAGCCGGCGGAGAAGGCTACGGTCATCCGGCTGCATGGGGAAGGGCTTGAAGGCATCCCGCTGGACAAAAGCAATTTGATCTACGAGGTCGCGCAGCTCGTCTTTCAGGAAACGGGCACCGATCTGCCGGAGCTGGAAATCGACATGTACAGCGATATCCCTCTCACCCGCGGCCTCGGCAGCAGCGCGAGCGCCATCGTCGGCGCTCTGACGGCCGCCAGCGAGCTGGCAGGAGGCGGCCTCGACCGCGATGCCTTGCTCCAGATCGCCGCCCGCCTGGAAGGGCATCCCGACAATGTCGGAGCCTCGCTGTTCGGCGGCATCATCGCGGCGGCCTGGGACGGCACGCGGGCGGACTGCCTGCGCATCGAGCCGCCGGCCGGACTTGCCGCTCTCGTGGCCGTTCCGCGCTTCCAGCTCTCGACCGAGAAAGCCCGGCATGCATTGCCGGAGCGGCTGGCGATGAGCGACGCGGTGCATAACATCGGCCGCAGCTCGCTGCTTGTGGCCGCTCTTGCCGGCGGCCGGCTCGACATGATCCGCCATGCGATGAAGGACAAGCTGCATCAGCCTTACCGGGCTGCGCTCATTCCGGGCATGGCGGAGGTTCTCGAGGGCGCCGCGGATCATGGAGCGCTCGGAGCCGCGCTGAGCGGCGCCGGTCCGACGCTGCTCGCCCTGATCGAGAACGGAAGCCCGCGAACGAGAGAGCTGGAGGCGTTCCTGCTCTCGACCTTGTCCGCTGCCGGCGTTGAGGCGGACTTGATGCTGCTGCAGCCCGATTCCGCCGGCGCTGCCGTCCTTGAGGGCGGCGATCCCGCCCTGCCCTTCGTAGAGCGTATCAAAGGAGAAGTTCATTCATGA
- a CDS encoding homoserine dehydrogenase translates to MKPVKVGLLGLGTVGTGVVRIVEGHQADLRSQVGSPIEIEKVLVQNVEKTRTIGIDAAKLTTDPWEIIRNPEIDVIVEVMGGIESTKEYILEALSRGKHIVTANKDLMALHGREILARASEQRCDVLYEASVAGGIPIIRTLNEGFSSDRITKIMGIVNGTTNYILTKMSQEGASYGDVLKEAQDLGYAESDPTSDVEGLDAARKMTILSRLGFRSEVNLEDVSVKGISSVSKEDIAYAKRLGYEVKLLGIAERQDESISVSVQPTMVKTTHPIASVNGVFNAVYVHGEAVGETMFYGAGAGELPTATSIVADLVSVVKNLKIGVNGQQGVISYNEKRLKTDEQISSKNFLRLHVADKAGVLAQITQVFAEYEVSLESVIQQPNAELKEAEIIVITHNASKAAMNKVLDAFQTLDVIQNVKSVYRVEG, encoded by the coding sequence ATGAAGCCGGTTAAGGTAGGATTGCTCGGACTAGGAACGGTGGGCACGGGAGTCGTGCGGATCGTGGAGGGCCATCAGGCGGATCTGCGCAGCCAGGTCGGATCTCCGATCGAGATCGAGAAGGTGCTCGTGCAGAATGTCGAGAAGACGAGGACGATCGGCATCGACGCGGCCAAGCTGACGACCGATCCATGGGAGATCATCCGCAATCCGGAGATCGATGTCATCGTAGAGGTTATGGGCGGCATCGAGAGCACGAAGGAGTATATTCTCGAAGCGCTCTCGCGCGGCAAGCATATCGTCACGGCCAACAAGGATCTGATGGCGCTGCATGGCCGCGAGATTCTTGCCAGAGCCAGCGAGCAGCGCTGCGACGTTCTGTACGAAGCCAGCGTGGCTGGCGGCATTCCGATCATCCGTACGCTGAACGAAGGCTTCTCCTCGGACCGCATCACCAAAATTATGGGCATCGTCAACGGCACGACCAACTACATCCTGACGAAAATGAGCCAGGAGGGAGCTTCCTACGGAGATGTGCTGAAGGAGGCCCAGGATCTCGGCTACGCCGAATCCGACCCGACCTCCGATGTGGAAGGGCTGGATGCCGCCCGCAAGATGACGATTCTTTCCCGGCTCGGCTTCCGCTCGGAAGTCAATCTGGAAGACGTGTCGGTCAAGGGCATCTCCTCCGTCTCCAAGGAAGACATCGCCTACGCGAAGCGGCTCGGCTACGAGGTCAAGCTGCTCGGCATCGCCGAGCGCCAGGACGAGTCGATCAGCGTCAGCGTGCAGCCGACGATGGTGAAGACGACCCATCCGATCGCCTCGGTCAACGGGGTGTTCAACGCCGTGTACGTCCATGGCGAGGCTGTCGGGGAAACGATGTTCTACGGCGCGGGCGCCGGAGAGCTGCCGACGGCGACCTCGATCGTGGCGGATCTCGTGTCCGTGGTGAAAAACCTGAAGATCGGCGTCAACGGCCAGCAGGGCGTCATTTCCTACAACGAGAAGCGGCTCAAGACCGACGAGCAGATCTCGTCCAAGAACTTCCTCCGGCTCCATGTCGCGGACAAAGCCGGCGTTCTCGCCCAGATTACGCAAGTGTTCGCCGAATACGAAGTCAGCCTCGAATCTGTCATCCAGCAGCCGAATGCGGAGCTGAAGGAAGCGGAGATCATCGTCATCACCCATAATGCCAGCAAGGCCGCCATGAATAAAGTGCTGGACGCCTTCCAGACGCTGGACGTCATCCAGAACGTGAAGAGCGTCTACCGGGTGGAAGGCTGA
- a CDS encoding ACT domain-containing protein encodes MLTERYYVVREDLLPEAIIKTIAVKEMLARGEAATIHEAVEKADLSRSAFYKYREGVLTLGELERGSIITVSIDLEHRAGILSQVLSMFAARGGNVLTIHQSIPLQGSANVVLSVDTAPMKDEVFAFVDELRLVPGVKRASVIGQG; translated from the coding sequence ATGTTGACGGAGCGATATTATGTCGTCCGCGAGGATTTGCTGCCCGAAGCCATCATCAAGACGATCGCGGTCAAGGAGATGCTGGCGCGCGGCGAGGCGGCCACCATCCATGAGGCGGTGGAGAAGGCGGATCTGTCGCGCAGCGCGTTCTATAAGTATCGGGAAGGCGTGTTGACGCTGGGGGAGCTGGAGCGGGGGTCGATCATTACGGTGTCCATCGATCTGGAGCACCGGGCCGGCATACTGTCCCAAGTGCTCAGTATGTTCGCTGCCCGCGGCGGCAACGTGCTGACGATCCATCAGAGCATTCCGCTGCAAGGCTCGGCCAATGTGGTGCTGTCGGTCGATACGGCCCCGATGAAGGATGAAGTGTTCGCATTCGTGGATGAACTCCGCTTGGTGCCGGGCGTCAAGCGGGCTTCGGTCATCGGCCAGGGATAG